The following proteins are encoded in a genomic region of Gemmatimonadaceae bacterium:
- a CDS encoding HdeD family acid-resistance protein, which yields MDGVIESRISDMLSRGWTFLLLRGLAAIAFGILTWTRPGISLTALVLLFGAYALIDGMLAVSAAVSGRKEQEYWWVLLLGGLIGIGVGIMTFLNPGVTAFALLFYIAIWAITTGVLEIIVAIRVRKEVHGEWRLILAGLASVAFGAFLMARPGAGALTVLWVIAAYAVAFGILLVMLAFKVRGFRRQLAHA from the coding sequence ATGGACGGAGTAATTGAATCACGAATCAGCGACATGCTCTCCCGCGGCTGGACGTTTCTCCTGCTGCGAGGGCTCGCCGCCATCGCTTTTGGTATTCTGACCTGGACGCGGCCTGGCATCTCACTCACCGCCCTTGTGCTGCTCTTCGGAGCATACGCACTCATCGACGGCATGCTCGCCGTGTCGGCGGCAGTCTCCGGCCGCAAGGAGCAAGAATACTGGTGGGTGCTTCTCCTCGGTGGTCTCATTGGGATCGGCGTCGGTATCATGACGTTCCTGAATCCCGGCGTCACGGCATTCGCCCTCTTGTTCTACATCGCGATCTGGGCGATCACGACCGGCGTGCTCGAGATCATCGTTGCGATTCGCGTACGCAAGGAAGTGCACGGCGAGTGGCGGCTGATCCTTGCCGGTCTCGCATCCGTGGCGTTTGGCGCTTTCCTGATGGCCCGGCCCGGCGCGGGCGCGCTCACCGTGCTCTGGGTGATCGCCGCCTACGCCGTTGCCTTCGGCATTCTACTCGTCATGCTCGCGTTCAAGGTGCGTGGATTCAGGCGGCAGCTCGCCCACGCCTGA
- a CDS encoding RnfABCDGE type electron transport complex subunit D — protein sequence MSDTTHPTMAEPSVFARAWEQGRRIDPRYLIAFLITLVLLAAQFRYHMFGGYERLALALATCLATEAVLSWFDRGKVVNLQSAYISGISLTLLIKPQGVALWPFALGGFLAISSKYVLRYRDNHLWNPTNFAITVLLLTAPDRVSVLSHQFGNDLATNAIIWAFGLIIAARVGVLHITLTYLASFLVLGSIRAAALGMPVLPEIAPITGPMYQLFVFFMITDPRTVVKGRRRQVIVAVLIAVMETLIRYAADRGLPLPTAFSAAPAFLALAIVGPIAKWIDLWRNPPKRPTAAKAPTSQVLRQHDPALMPR from the coding sequence GTGAGCGACACGACTCATCCGACGATGGCCGAGCCCAGCGTGTTCGCGCGCGCGTGGGAGCAGGGACGGCGGATCGATCCGCGATATCTCATCGCGTTTCTCATCACGCTCGTCCTGCTCGCGGCGCAGTTCCGATATCACATGTTCGGCGGATACGAGCGTCTCGCGCTCGCACTCGCGACGTGCTTGGCGACGGAGGCAGTGCTCTCCTGGTTCGATCGTGGCAAGGTCGTCAATCTTCAGAGCGCGTACATCAGCGGCATCAGTCTCACGCTGCTCATCAAGCCGCAAGGCGTCGCGCTCTGGCCGTTCGCGCTCGGCGGATTCCTGGCGATCTCGTCGAAGTACGTTCTGCGCTATCGAGACAATCACCTCTGGAATCCGACCAACTTCGCGATCACCGTCCTGTTGCTGACCGCGCCAGATCGGGTGTCGGTGCTGAGCCACCAGTTCGGGAATGATCTCGCGACCAACGCGATTATCTGGGCCTTCGGGCTCATCATTGCGGCTCGCGTCGGCGTCCTGCACATCACGTTGACGTACCTGGCAAGCTTCCTGGTTCTCGGCAGCATTCGAGCGGCTGCGCTCGGAATGCCGGTGCTGCCGGAGATAGCGCCAATCACGGGGCCGATGTATCAGCTATTCGTGTTCTTCATGATCACGGACCCGCGAACGGTGGTCAAAGGGCGTCGCAGACAGGTGATCGTGGCCGTCTTGATTGCAGTTATGGAAACGCTGATCCGCTACGCGGCGGATCGCGGCCTGCCTCTGCCGACGGCGTTCAGCGCCGCACCCGCGTTCCTGGCGCTCGCGATCGTCGGGCCAATCGCAAAATGGATCGACCTCTGGCGAAATCCACCGAAGCGGCCAACAGCCGCTAAGGCGCCGACCAGTCAGGTGTTGCGACAACATGATCCGGCGCTGATGCCGCGGTGA
- a CDS encoding CRTAC1 family protein yields the protein MPRRPPHAARRAIIAVPFFAAILLAMRLDRGPLRIPADAAHPGFVLRDETKAAGIDFVHHRPVFDPQIANVEPHVAALGASVSVADFDGDGWPDLYFTNSRFGEPNALYRNKHDGTFEEVAASAGLADLNRPGEGVSMGSVWGDYDNDGREDVLVYRYGYLALFKNLDGKHFKDVTEAAGLKRWVNSNGAIWIDYDRDGKLDLFVTGYFRRDVDLWHLTTTRIMHNSFEFATNGGGNLLFHNVGNGKFEDVTDKMGVRGSRWTLAAAAADFNGDGWPDLYVANDYGPEELYLNDHGRRFVLSNAGLESESKSGMAVALGDAFNRGRLDAFVTNISERGYLFQNNNLRLNQMSELGRFKNVADGQLADAGWAWGAQFGDLNNDGANELFVANGFISADRQKSYWYAMSKIAGANGKLFEDAKSWPAFADASLSGYERSRVYLNRGVAGWVDVAKTVGATDEYDGRAVALADLSNRGAVDVIVANQNQPAILYRDYPDSTNHWIAFKLVATHSNRSAIGAEVTLDAGELVQRRVIDGGSGFASQNDRRLHFGLGHHDWVDRVVIQWPSGTVQVLSRPSIDSFVTVNEPQR from the coding sequence GTGCCCCGCCGCCCACCCCACGCCGCGCGTCGCGCAATTATCGCCGTCCCCTTCTTCGCCGCGATCCTCCTCGCCATGCGTCTGGATCGTGGGCCTTTGCGTATCCCAGCGGACGCGGCGCACCCAGGGTTCGTACTGCGCGACGAAACCAAGGCCGCCGGTATCGATTTCGTCCACCACCGGCCGGTCTTCGATCCTCAGATCGCCAACGTCGAGCCCCACGTCGCCGCGCTGGGCGCCTCGGTCTCGGTCGCCGACTTCGACGGCGATGGGTGGCCCGATCTCTACTTCACCAACAGCCGCTTCGGCGAGCCGAACGCGCTCTATCGCAACAAGCACGACGGAACCTTCGAGGAAGTCGCCGCCAGCGCGGGCCTGGCCGATCTCAATCGCCCCGGCGAAGGCGTGTCGATGGGCAGCGTCTGGGGCGACTACGACAACGACGGCCGCGAAGACGTCCTCGTCTATCGCTACGGCTACCTCGCGCTCTTCAAAAACCTGGACGGCAAGCATTTCAAGGACGTCACCGAGGCAGCGGGACTCAAGCGTTGGGTGAACAGCAACGGCGCGATCTGGATCGACTACGATCGCGATGGCAAGCTCGATCTTTTCGTCACCGGCTACTTCCGGCGCGACGTCGATCTCTGGCACCTGACGACGACGCGCATCATGCACAACAGCTTCGAGTTCGCGACGAACGGCGGCGGCAATCTCCTCTTTCACAACGTCGGCAACGGCAAATTCGAGGACGTGACGGACAAGATGGGGGTGCGCGGCTCGCGCTGGACGCTGGCGGCGGCGGCGGCCGACTTCAATGGCGATGGCTGGCCGGACCTCTATGTTGCAAACGACTACGGACCGGAGGAGCTCTATCTAAACGACCACGGGCGCCGCTTTGTGCTGTCCAACGCGGGACTGGAGAGTGAATCGAAGAGTGGGATGGCGGTCGCGTTAGGCGACGCCTTCAATCGCGGACGGCTCGACGCGTTTGTAACAAATATCTCCGAGCGCGGCTACCTCTTTCAAAACAACAACCTGCGGCTCAATCAGATGTCAGAGTTGGGTCGCTTCAAGAACGTCGCCGACGGCCAGCTTGCGGACGCGGGATGGGCGTGGGGCGCGCAGTTCGGGGATTTGAACAACGACGGCGCGAACGAGCTGTTCGTCGCGAACGGTTTCATCTCCGCCGACCGGCAGAAAAGCTACTGGTACGCGATGTCGAAGATCGCCGGTGCGAACGGCAAGCTGTTCGAGGATGCCAAATCCTGGCCCGCCTTTGCCGACGCCAGCCTTTCGGGGTACGAGCGCTCGCGCGTTTACCTCAATCGCGGTGTGGCAGGGTGGGTCGACGTTGCGAAGACCGTCGGCGCGACCGACGAATACGACGGCCGCGCGGTCGCGCTCGCCGACCTCTCCAATCGCGGCGCGGTCGACGTCATCGTGGCGAATCAGAATCAGCCGGCAATTCTCTATCGCGACTACCCTGACAGCACGAACCATTGGATTGCGTTCAAGCTCGTCGCCACCCACAGCAACCGCAGCGCGATCGGCGCCGAGGTAACGCTCGATGCGGGCGAGCTTGTGCAGCGGCGGGTCATTGACGGCGGCTCGGGCTTCGCGAGTCAGAATGATCGTCGGCTTCACTTCGGCCTCGGCCATCACGACTGGGTCGATCGCGTCGTCATTCAGTGGCCGTCAGGGACGGTTCAGGTATTGAGCCGCCCTTCTATAGATAGCTTCGTCACCGTCAACGAGCCGCAGCGCTGA
- a CDS encoding tryptophan 7-halogenase: protein MDSCEIAIVGSGFAGSLLARVLRVLGYDVALFERGAHPRFAIGESSTPLANLSLERLGFRYGLPDCHHMATHGRWLARYPEVRRGLKRGFTFYRHHPGESFANRGLQSERLLVAASPSDDLSDTHWLRADVDHHFVREAVASGVDYRDHADLTNVDVGFDGIRLRGERNGIPFSLRANFIVDASGPGGFLASQLAIPSGLGKTETRAALLFSHFDDVGLIADAVPGLPRGPYVDDWAAVHHVIDEGWMYSLRFDHGTTSAGFLLSPRGMGTLETRDGETLWRALLARYPTIAALFGDARALMPMAFRPLIQHRLTRAAGARWALMPHAFAFVDPLFSTGIAWSLRAVERLGGLFEVAKRSAGMPDATALARYESLLAAEADQIDRLVAGAYESMAHFELFTAQAMLYFAAVSYAEVSQRIIRDDAVAWKGFLGVGDTVLDALPSESLRRLRAITRGEADTGSVDARREFSEWIAQAISPRNVAGLADGERNNLYPADFDILLAQHALLGLTRDELVAALPGLRGTSGAAQGVMHGENSSCLAFP from the coding sequence ATGGACTCGTGCGAGATCGCGATCGTCGGGAGCGGCTTCGCCGGTTCGCTCCTGGCGCGCGTGCTCAGGGTGCTCGGCTACGATGTCGCGCTGTTCGAGCGCGGTGCTCATCCGCGATTCGCGATCGGTGAGTCGTCGACGCCGCTCGCCAATCTTTCACTCGAGCGACTGGGCTTTCGCTATGGCCTCCCCGACTGCCATCACATGGCGACGCACGGCCGCTGGCTCGCTCGCTACCCGGAAGTGCGTCGCGGCCTCAAGCGAGGATTCACGTTCTATCGGCATCATCCGGGCGAGTCGTTCGCAAATCGCGGATTGCAGTCGGAGCGTCTGCTCGTGGCGGCAAGTCCGAGCGACGACCTGTCGGATACTCATTGGCTACGTGCCGACGTCGATCACCACTTCGTGCGAGAGGCGGTTGCTTCCGGCGTCGATTATCGCGATCACGCTGACCTAACGAACGTCGACGTCGGGTTCGATGGCATTCGGCTCAGGGGAGAACGAAATGGTATCCCGTTCTCGTTGCGTGCGAATTTCATCGTCGACGCGTCCGGGCCTGGTGGATTCCTCGCGAGCCAGCTCGCCATTCCGTCCGGACTCGGAAAAACCGAGACGCGCGCGGCGCTCCTCTTCAGCCACTTTGATGACGTGGGTCTCATAGCCGACGCCGTGCCGGGCCTTCCTCGCGGTCCTTACGTGGACGATTGGGCGGCGGTCCATCATGTCATCGACGAAGGGTGGATGTATTCGCTCCGCTTCGATCACGGAACGACGAGTGCGGGCTTTCTCCTGTCGCCGCGCGGAATGGGGACGCTCGAGACGCGAGACGGAGAGACGCTATGGCGGGCGTTGTTGGCGCGCTACCCGACGATCGCCGCGCTCTTCGGCGACGCACGAGCCCTCATGCCAATGGCTTTTCGCCCCTTGATTCAGCATCGACTCACGCGCGCTGCCGGTGCTCGATGGGCACTCATGCCGCATGCGTTCGCCTTCGTCGATCCGCTGTTCTCGACGGGGATTGCCTGGAGCCTGCGCGCCGTCGAGCGACTTGGCGGTTTGTTCGAAGTTGCTAAACGCTCGGCGGGCATGCCCGACGCAACGGCCCTCGCGCGCTACGAGTCACTGCTCGCTGCCGAAGCCGACCAGATAGACCGGCTCGTCGCGGGGGCGTACGAGTCGATGGCGCACTTCGAGCTCTTCACCGCGCAGGCAATGCTCTATTTCGCCGCCGTCTCGTACGCGGAAGTCAGTCAGCGCATCATCCGCGACGACGCCGTTGCCTGGAAGGGTTTCCTCGGTGTCGGCGACACCGTTCTCGATGCGCTGCCATCGGAGAGTCTTCGCCGCCTCCGCGCAATCACGCGTGGCGAGGCGGACACTGGAAGTGTTGACGCACGCCGCGAATTCAGTGAGTGGATCGCGCAGGCCATCTCTCCGCGTAACGTCGCGGGTCTTGCGGATGGGGAGCGGAACAACCTCTATCCGGCCGACTTCGATATACTGCTCGCGCAGCACGCGCTCCTGGGCCTCACTCGGGACGAGCTCGTCGCTGCGCTTCCGGGGTTGCGAGGAACGTCGGGCGCGGCGCAGGGCGTTATGCATGGCGAGAACAGCAGCTGCCTTGCATTCCCCTGA
- a CDS encoding FG-GAP-like repeat-containing protein → MNERVWRRAASAVCLGVVAVFACRSKPVPVEELYSTRMLGTSYLQRNQLGEAESTFKKLVELAPADPLGYANLGLTYLESGRYNEADKALNRARELDPGSTDIGLMQATLASLQGRPAAARTILEKLQRDSANSARILYALAELETGTDSAALARHEQLLKEVLAVAPANLAVRLELLNVQVQRSEADSAVRQLEDIRRVPPEPPAEARVYLDSAIQLLRAHKLAEVRGPLDRLTSLMETTQPYQAAREQVKGVEGPVPGRPVLTFNPASLISLRGIRTRAVLDSVQFTDVTDNSGLLDAERRDNPNMGAPSAAGAPVALAVGDIDGDGTDDFFMSVWSPDQRKSVAHLFRVRGGFARDATVNSGISLPEGATFAAFADYDNDGWLDLFVIGGEGRGHLFRNHGNGTFEDVTSKAAVGEVHGARKGIFADLDHDGDLDLLLTGNGQRTVYRNNADGTFTDATASFGLAGTSDARDIAFADFDGDGRLDLVIANANGTDALLHNGGPQRFSDATASSGVTSSGSGAVAVGDYNNDGYLDLFFADANGGEATLWLNNGNGTFRRDARSASTLGALSGLAGAAATFVDYDNDGWLDLLVVGTPVGAKSGPGVYLLRNDGTGRFLDRSSLIPPAVRAQGGAAIAVTDVDEDGDEDLLIASAGGTTHLLRNDGGNHNLAVDVALKALRTGSGKNNDFGIGSRLELRAGDIYQTRVATGRVTHFGLGPHLKADVLRVEWPNGVPQTIYVPGSDQDVVESELLKGSCALAYTWDGTRFRFVTDAMWRSALGMPLGLMAGTSAFAPAGASQEYVRIPGDALVPRNGRYVLQLTEELWETAYADQIELVAVDHPDSVDVFVDERFVPPRPVTLRLYEVVRQGERAPRSAVDDRGNDVLPALLAADDVYVSNLEPTRYQGVVAPHDLILDLGDDGGSPGTFLFLRGWIYPTDASINVALSQQSAIKVASPSLEVRDAKGRWRTAIPDIGFPSGKDKTLIIDLSGKFPTADHHVRIRTNMQIYWDQAFVAGDAKTTPMKVTKLEPVSADLHFRGFSRMYRKGGRYGPYWFAYDDVSKTSPWRPIDGAFTRFGDVLPLLRKPDDMYVIMGAGDEATIQFDASSESSLPAGWTRDFLLYTDGWIKDSDLNTAFGTSVEPLPFHANKSYPGAAGDTYPSDSMHDAYLREYDTRVVRRARDPEKR, encoded by the coding sequence ATGAATGAGAGAGTCTGGCGCCGGGCCGCTTCTGCCGTCTGCCTCGGAGTAGTAGCGGTCTTCGCGTGCCGGTCCAAACCGGTTCCGGTCGAGGAGCTGTACTCGACGCGCATGCTCGGCACCAGCTATCTCCAACGCAATCAGCTCGGTGAAGCGGAAAGTACCTTCAAGAAGCTCGTCGAGCTCGCTCCCGCCGACCCACTCGGCTACGCCAACCTCGGTCTCACCTATCTCGAATCGGGGCGGTACAACGAGGCTGATAAGGCGCTCAATCGCGCGCGCGAGCTGGATCCGGGGAGCACCGACATCGGGCTGATGCAGGCGACGCTCGCCTCGCTGCAAGGACGTCCAGCGGCGGCACGAACGATTCTCGAGAAGCTCCAACGCGACTCGGCCAACAGTGCGCGCATTCTCTACGCGCTCGCCGAGCTCGAGACGGGGACCGATAGCGCGGCACTCGCACGGCATGAGCAACTCCTGAAGGAAGTCCTTGCCGTCGCGCCCGCGAACCTGGCCGTCAGGCTCGAGCTGTTGAACGTGCAGGTCCAGCGGAGCGAAGCCGATAGCGCCGTTAGGCAGCTCGAGGACATTCGACGCGTTCCGCCCGAGCCGCCGGCCGAAGCCCGGGTCTACCTCGACAGCGCGATTCAACTGCTTCGCGCGCACAAGCTGGCGGAGGTACGCGGACCGCTCGACCGCCTCACGAGCCTCATGGAAACGACACAGCCGTACCAGGCAGCGCGCGAGCAGGTGAAGGGTGTGGAGGGACCCGTGCCCGGAAGGCCGGTGCTCACCTTCAATCCGGCATCGCTCATCAGTCTCCGAGGCATCCGCACGCGCGCCGTGCTCGATTCGGTGCAGTTCACCGACGTGACGGACAATTCCGGACTTCTCGACGCCGAACGTCGCGACAATCCCAATATGGGCGCGCCGTCGGCGGCGGGAGCACCGGTGGCGCTCGCCGTGGGTGACATCGACGGCGACGGAACCGACGATTTCTTCATGTCGGTGTGGTCGCCGGATCAGCGCAAGTCAGTCGCGCATCTCTTCCGCGTTCGTGGCGGCTTTGCGCGAGACGCGACAGTGAATTCGGGCATTTCCCTTCCAGAAGGCGCGACCTTCGCGGCCTTCGCCGACTACGACAACGACGGGTGGCTCGACCTGTTCGTCATCGGCGGCGAAGGCCGAGGACATCTCTTCCGTAACCACGGCAACGGCACGTTCGAGGATGTGACCTCGAAGGCCGCCGTTGGCGAGGTGCATGGCGCTCGCAAAGGAATCTTCGCCGATCTGGATCACGACGGGGATCTCGACCTGCTGCTCACGGGGAACGGACAACGCACGGTGTATCGCAACAATGCCGACGGCACTTTCACCGACGCGACGGCGAGCTTCGGGCTGGCGGGAACCAGTGACGCCCGTGATATAGCATTTGCAGATTTCGACGGCGACGGCCGGCTCGACCTGGTCATTGCCAATGCCAACGGGACTGATGCGTTACTGCACAACGGCGGCCCGCAGCGGTTCAGCGACGCGACCGCGTCGAGCGGAGTCACGAGTAGCGGCTCGGGAGCGGTCGCCGTCGGCGACTACAACAACGACGGCTATCTCGATCTCTTCTTCGCCGACGCGAACGGTGGTGAGGCCACGCTCTGGCTCAACAACGGGAATGGCACCTTCCGACGCGACGCACGCTCCGCATCGACACTCGGCGCGCTCAGCGGGCTCGCCGGCGCCGCCGCGACGTTCGTCGACTACGACAATGACGGCTGGCTCGATCTCCTGGTCGTCGGCACGCCCGTCGGCGCCAAGAGCGGCCCGGGCGTCTATCTGCTCCGAAACGATGGCACGGGACGTTTCCTCGATCGTTCGTCGTTGATTCCGCCCGCCGTGCGCGCGCAGGGAGGCGCTGCAATCGCCGTTACCGACGTCGACGAAGATGGCGATGAGGATCTACTCATCGCGAGCGCTGGTGGCACGACGCATCTCCTCCGCAATGACGGCGGGAATCACAATTTGGCAGTCGACGTCGCGCTCAAAGCGCTGCGCACGGGAAGCGGCAAGAACAACGACTTCGGCATCGGCTCGCGGCTGGAGCTTCGCGCCGGCGACATCTACCAGACGCGCGTCGCTACGGGACGCGTCACGCACTTCGGGCTCGGCCCGCATCTCAAGGCGGACGTTCTGCGTGTCGAATGGCCTAACGGTGTGCCGCAGACGATCTATGTTCCAGGCTCGGACCAGGACGTCGTCGAGAGCGAACTGCTCAAGGGCTCCTGCGCGCTGGCGTACACGTGGGACGGCACGCGCTTTCGATTCGTAACCGACGCGATGTGGCGAAGCGCGTTAGGCATGCCACTCGGCCTGATGGCGGGCACGAGCGCCTTCGCACCGGCGGGCGCGTCGCAGGAATACGTGCGCATTCCCGGCGACGCGCTCGTGCCGCGCAACGGCCGCTACGTCTTGCAGCTCACCGAGGAGCTATGGGAGACGGCCTACGCCGATCAGATCGAGCTCGTCGCGGTCGATCATCCGGACTCCGTGGACGTCTTCGTCGACGAGCGGTTCGTTCCACCGAGACCGGTCACATTGCGACTGTACGAGGTCGTTAGGCAAGGCGAACGGGCACCGCGCTCGGCGGTGGACGATCGCGGGAATGACGTCCTTCCCGCGCTGCTCGCAGCGGACGACGTCTACGTGTCGAATCTCGAGCCCACACGGTATCAGGGTGTCGTCGCGCCGCACGATCTGATTCTCGATCTCGGTGACGACGGGGGCAGCCCGGGGACCTTCCTCTTCCTCCGCGGCTGGATCTACCCGACGGACGCGAGCATCAACGTCGCGCTCTCGCAGCAGTCAGCGATCAAGGTCGCCTCGCCCTCGCTCGAGGTGCGAGACGCGAAGGGACGCTGGCGGACGGCGATTCCCGATATCGGATTTCCGTCGGGGAAGGACAAAACGCTCATCATCGATCTCTCAGGGAAATTCCCGACCGCCGATCATCACGTGCGCATTCGCACGAACATGCAGATCTATTGGGACCAGGCCTTCGTCGCCGGCGATGCGAAGACCACCCCGATGAAGGTGACGAAGCTCGAGCCGGTGTCGGCGGATTTGCACTTCCGCGGGTTCTCACGCATGTATCGCAAAGGCGGCCGCTACGGACCGTACTGGTTCGCCTATGACGACGTTTCGAAGACGTCGCCCTGGCGGCCGATCGACGGCGCGTTCACACGCTTCGGCGACGTGCTGCCACTGCTGCGCAAGCCGGACGACATGTACGTGATCATGGGCGCGGGTGACGAGGCAACGATTCAGTTCGATGCCAGCTCGGAGTCCTCGTTGCCCGCTGGCTGGACGCGCGATTTCCTGCTCTACACCGACGGGTGGATCAAGGACTCCGATCTCAATACCGCGTTTGGAACGAGCGTAGAGCCGCTGCCGTTCCACGCCAACAAGTCGTATCCCGGGGCGGCTGGAGACACATACCCGTCGGACTCGATGCACGACGCGTACTTGCGTGAGTACGACACACGTGTCGTCCGGAGAGCGCGAGATCCCGAGAAGCGCTAA
- a CDS encoding response regulator, with the protein MLSSEKVAMSRSTAQSEAWVAVVDDDASIRCSLARVFRVGGIHVETFASAEEFLECTTADEPRCIVLDVHLGALSGFELQDRLTELGWSTPIIFITAHEEIPSSRLERRAGACGYLRKPFDTDALLALVRPFLCRETMSCVESVSAPEMVFAERSR; encoded by the coding sequence GTGTTGTCGTCTGAAAAAGTCGCGATGTCGCGCTCGACGGCCCAGTCGGAAGCATGGGTCGCTGTCGTCGACGATGACGCATCCATCCGGTGTTCTTTGGCCCGTGTGTTTCGAGTGGGCGGAATCCATGTCGAGACTTTCGCCTCCGCGGAAGAGTTTCTCGAATGCACCACGGCCGACGAGCCGCGGTGTATCGTGCTCGACGTTCATCTTGGCGCTCTCAGCGGCTTCGAGCTGCAGGACCGTCTTACGGAGCTGGGCTGGTCCACGCCGATCATCTTCATCACAGCTCACGAGGAGATTCCGTCCTCGCGCCTGGAGCGACGTGCTGGCGCATGCGGGTACCTGCGCAAGCCGTTCGATACGGACGCTCTCCTCGCGCTGGTTCGGCCGTTTCTCTGTCGCGAGACGATGTCGTGTGTCGAATCGGTGAGTGCGCCCGAGATGGTGTTTGCTGAGCGGTCGCGTTAG
- a CDS encoding SDR family oxidoreductase, producing the protein MPIVNANEAAAVVTGHSRGIGEAVAEHLLARGARVLGVSRHENARLAGRFPDTLTELPLDVGDAPALLRWLAGEPLEQFFADAETPLLVNNAGVLQPMGPLETQELEKVSRAVAVNLGAALVLSAAFVDATSDARERRVLHVSSGAARKAYAGWSIYCATKAGLDHHARCVALDRTPGLLVSSVAPGVVDTEMQAEIRSSTDERFPDRPRFVAMHRDKALPSADRTGGRLIEYLLSDIFGAEPVFELRDFNP; encoded by the coding sequence GTGCCAATAGTCAATGCCAACGAAGCCGCGGCGGTCGTGACGGGCCACTCGCGCGGCATCGGTGAAGCGGTCGCCGAGCATCTGCTCGCGCGCGGTGCACGCGTGCTCGGTGTTTCCCGACACGAGAATGCCCGTCTCGCAGGTCGCTTCCCGGACACCCTGACCGAACTGCCGCTCGACGTCGGTGACGCGCCGGCGCTCCTCCGCTGGTTGGCCGGCGAGCCGCTCGAACAATTCTTCGCGGATGCCGAGACGCCCCTCCTCGTGAACAACGCTGGCGTGCTCCAGCCAATGGGGCCGCTCGAGACGCAGGAGCTCGAGAAAGTCTCGCGGGCAGTCGCGGTCAATCTGGGCGCCGCGCTCGTGCTGTCCGCGGCCTTCGTCGATGCCACGTCGGACGCGCGGGAGCGACGAGTCCTGCATGTCTCGAGTGGTGCGGCGCGGAAAGCGTACGCCGGGTGGAGCATCTATTGCGCGACGAAAGCCGGACTCGATCACCATGCGCGCTGCGTCGCGCTCGATCGCACCCCTGGGCTTCTTGTCTCGAGCGTCGCCCCAGGCGTCGTCGATACCGAGATGCAGGCCGAGATTCGCTCGAGCACCGATGAACGCTTCCCCGACCGACCGCGTTTCGTCGCCATGCATCGCGACAAGGCGTTGCCGAGCGCCGACCGCACCGGTGGGCGGCTCATTGAGTACTTGCTATCGGACATATTCGGGGCCGAACCCGTGTTCGAGCTCCGCGACTTCAATCCTTGA